The sequence TGTGTACCAATAAATCTTTTGATAGAGTAAACGGTCTTTGTTGGATTCGTTACAGCCTGTCTTTTTGCAGGATCACCCACTTTTCTTTCTCCATCTTCTGTAAATGCTACAATAGAAGGAGTCGTTCTTTTACCTTCTGCGTTAGGAATAACAACAGGGTCTTTACCCTCCATTACAGCAACACAAGAGTTGGTTGTTCCTAAGTCAATTCCAATTATTTTACTCATAATATTTTATTTTTTTCTAATTTTTATATTTAATTTACACTCACTATTTCACAACATTTGTACCATATCCCTTTTTGTGACAAAATGACACAATCAAGACAGAAACCCTGAAATAATCAAGGTTTCATTTTATTTAATGTGGAAATTTTTTCTCTTATGTTCCGAAAAAGGGTTAAAAAAGGGAGTGTTCTGACAGATGCTTTAAAAAGAAAAACTGATAGAAAGACTTACCTATAGCTTTCCTTATAATCGCCCGACCACTGGTAAATACGAATACTGTCTGTTTCTAAAGGTTTACCATTGAGTAAAATTTCAATAGAACTATTGTCTGCTGCAATTTTTACCTGCATATCAATTTTGTTGCCCGCCTGTTTAAATGCTTCGTTAGTCTTTTCCCAGTTGAAAAAAGCGCGAGCATTCAGCTGTTCCGGTTTTTCTTTTCCCGTTTCCCAGAAGAAGACCACTTCCTGTGGAATTGCTCTTTCTTTGTAAGGCATATCTAAAACCCATGGTCTCAATGCTCCTTCTTTTTCACCATTATAAGTATAATTGAGTACTTCAAACAATCTGAATTTAGGATTTGTAGAAGTTACCACCGGACGCCAATGATAACGCTGTCTGTAATCGTCCCATTCTTTGGGACTGGTATCAGGAATAAATAATTCATTCTTGGCTTCTTCGTAACGTTCCGGACTTATACGGTACATTGCCATGTATTTTTCTTTTGCTTTGGCAATTTCTACAGGATCTGTAACAGGCTGTGCCTGGTAACGCCCCAGTTCAATACGGGTATTTCCAAAATTAAGCCATACAACGACCATCCCTTTAGGAGCAAAACCAAAAACCAATGTAGAAAAGCTATCATAAGCCTTTCCTCCTCCAGATTCAAAGCCTCTCCCTAATCTTTTATATTCCTGAGTTTCTCCTTTCTGATTCTCTACTCTGGAATAGGCTCGTTCCATATAATCTTTTATAACATCCATCGGAAAGCCTACATCCAAATGATAATAGAGATTTTCATATCTGGAATAGTAAGTAATATCTGCTCCAATAGGAGTTCTATATTGTTCTGTCCAAGTTGAGCCTGAATCACCCCATCTTCCCGATGAGCTCCCATAAGGCAAGCCTGCACGATTTCCTTCCAATGTTTTTATTTTATCAAATACAGGGGTGATTTCATATTTATTATCAGGCTGCGATATTTCCACATGGAAAGCCATTTTTTTATCATCCATCTTCTGACATTGTATTAAATGAATACAGAGTATGAAGTTCAAAACACTCAGCAAAACATATCCTATATTCACTCTCATACAACTATCAATATTGGATTATTTATAACTTTCCTTATAATCCCCTGACCATTGGTAAATACGAATACTGTCTGTTTCTAAAGGTTTACCATTGAGTAAAATTTCAATAGAACTATTGTCTGCTGCAATTTTTACCTGCATATCAATTTTGTTGCCTGCCTGTTTAAACGCTTCGTTAGTCTGTTCCCAATTGAAAAAAGCTCGTGCGTTTCGCTGTTCCTGCTTTTCTTTTCCGGTCTCCCATGTAAATACCATTTCCTGAGGAATCGCTCTTTCTTTGTATGGCATGTTTAAAACCCATGGTCTTAATGCCCCTTCTTTCTCCCCATTATAAGTATAATTGAGTACTTCAAACAATCTGAATTTAGGATTTGTAGAAGTTACCACCGGTCGCCAATGGTAACGTTGTCTGTAATCATCCCATTCTTTGGGACTGGCATCAGGAATAAATAATTCATTCTTGGCTTCTTCGTAACGTTCCGGACTTATGCGGTACATTGCCATGTATTTTTCTTTTGCTTTGGCAATTTCTGTTGGATCTGTAACAGGCTGTGCCTGGTAACGCCCCAGTTCAATACGGGTATTTCCAAAATTAAGCCATACAACGACCATCCCTTTAGGAGCAAAACCGAAAACCAATGTAGAAAAACTGTCGTAAGAGTTAATTCCATTAGAAGCACGATATCCTCTTCCTAACCTTTTATATTCCTGAGTTTCACCTTTCAAGTCGTCCCAAATGGAATAGGCTCGTTCCATATAATCCTTTATAGTATCCATCGGAAAGTCTACATCCAAATGATAATAGAGATTTTCGTATCTGGAATAATAGGTAATATCTGCTCCAATAGGCGTTCCGTATTGTTCTGTCCATGATTTTCCTGAATCGCCCCAGTTTCCCGATGAGCTCCCATAAGGCAAGCCTGCATGATTTCCTTCCAAGGTTTTTATTTTATCGAATACGGGAGTAACTTCGTATTTATTATCAGGCTGCGATATTTCCACATGGAAAGCCATTTTTTTATCATTCATCTTTTGACAGTGTGTTAAATTGAAGCATAATACAGTATATAATATGCTTTGTATGAGGGATTGTATTTTACGATTTATCTTATCCATCTTGTATATTTCTTGTACGCTCTTTAGCATTAGTTATTTTTCCTACTCTTGGCCCATATCCCATTTTAGTAGCACTGGCAGACCAGTGAAGGTATTTATTTCTCAATATTTTAAGCTGATCTAAATCTACAAAATCTTCATAATGTATAGCTTTTAATTTCTCAAGATAATCTCCTGATGAGTGACTTTTATTGAATTCTTCTACATAAGTATTTCGTAATGTACTACAAGCATTCATATAATTTCTTAACTGATTATGTATTTCAATTAGGAAAGGATCTGCTATTTGATTATCATTTATTCCATTTGTCTTATACTTCACCCCAAATTGCTCTTGTCTTGAGTAAAAAAACATTGTATTAAGAGAGACTTTATCATAGGTATTAAAAGGTCTTCTCGTTCCTACCAATATATATTTGGTATTAACTCCATATTTATAAGCCGAGATAATTTTTTTCACTACAATTTCTTCCGGAGTATACCAGCCTTCTTCTATCAGTATTTTTCTAAATTGTTCACATCTTCTGCCTTCATTTTCTCTTTCTTCATACAATTCTACTTTCTCTTCAGCCTGATTCACATAGCATCCTCCGATATCAGAATGTACACCGGGGAGTGTAAATTGTAATCCCGCGGCTTCTGCACTGTCAATGTTCGTTAAATCAAAATTATCACGGTATTCGTTATCAGCAGCAATCTGCAGAGTGAAATAGGATTTTTTCACAGCCTTCAGCCCAAGTTGTTCAGTATCCCCAGGAATTATAGTAATATCTCCTATGTTCTTTGGACGGTGATCCAGCCCGTAGGACGCTACCGTATCATATAGCCCGGCAAAGTTGAATGTTATTTTTTTAGGAATTACCTTATTGACAATCAGACAGGCTCCAAAATACCCATGATTAAGGATAAGCTGATCATCCTGACTGACTTCTATTAACCCTCCTTCAGCCGGGTGTGGGGGAACAGCCATTCCTTTATTCCTTGATCCTTTTAGAACGGTAGCCGGATTAGTTGCAATGTGCAGAAAATGCCTTGCTGCGGTCGCCCCACGGCTAAAGCCAAACACGTTTACTTTCAGATGAATGTCTTTCTGGGTATATTTTGCCAGTTTCTTTCCTGCTTCTACACATCCTTTGGTTACTTTTGCCTTTACCCCACGTCCGTTAGTACCAAATAAAATTCCTCTATTTGGAACGTTCCCCCATAAATGCATTTCACTTTCCCCATCTTTGGTTCCAATTCCTTCTATATATATTCCATATTGATGTTCAGCGTTGGGATCTATAGCATCAAACCCCTTGGCTACATTAGAATAATCATTGGTATAGCTGTCATCATCGTGATTAGATTTCTCATAATCTTTTCCAAGATCGGTATTGGTCTTGTTGTTTTGCGTCCCATCAAAAAAAAGATTGAGTCTTACCTCCAATAAGTTAACGGGCTTATCATTAGGATGTACCGTTTTGGCTTTATTATAGCTAACTCCGGATTCTTTCCCGGATTGTTCCAGAGAGTTTTCGCTATTGTGGGTGATATTTTCCTTAGAAAATAGCAGATAATCTCCTTTTACCTGAGTTTTTATCTTCCCTTCTACTATATATTCTATACTCATGCCCGTGGTATTAAAAATTTTTCTTTACTAAAACCTTCCATTTTCTACCTTATTTTTGTTCACTGAAAGAAGAATTGATTAGTGATTTTTAGATTTTTCATTACTGTTGTTGTTGATTTCCTTTTCAGCATGATGCTCTATTTTGTTTCCACTGCTTACTTCCATCCCTTTTAAGGAAATGGTTTTATGTCCTTTTTCACCATAGGTTTCCATATCTCCTTTTACGTAATGCGTAAGTTTTCCAATGACATTGGTGACAAAATCTTTTCCTACCGTAAGCATATTCATCATTCCTACACTGGAAGATTTATTAATTCCTATAGATTCATTTGAGCTCATTTGAACTGTAGTATTCATATTCTGTCCAACATTCATTGATAAGTTTCCACCTGCATTGAAGGTAATATCATTAGGTGCTGTAATAATAATATTTCCCTGTCCGTCCATCAGGTAGTTATTTCCGCTAGGATCTATAATATTCACGCTCTTTTCATCATCATTCATCAGAATTTTTATTCCGGATTTGGTCTGTATGGATCTCATGTGATTATTAGCACCGCCTCCAAGACCTGTTCCGCCATGAAACATTCCTCCCATCACAAAAGGTCTGTCAGGATGTCCATGTTGGAAGTTAACCATTACCTGATCTCCTACTTCAGGGATCGCTACATATCCTCGATTTTGTGTAATCTGGTCTGTTCCTCCTGCATCAGGGCTCATCATCCTGATAAAATCAGTGGTTTCATTAAGCTGCCAGTCAAATCTTACGCTGATTCTCCCTTGTCCTGAAGGATCAGTATTGGAAACTACTGTTGCAATCTGTGGCTCTGGTCTTGGAATATAAAATTCCGGTTTTGGCATATAGCCTGTTCCTTCAGATATAGCTTCGAAGCTTCCGGTATAATATCCTCGGGCATTTACCTCATGAACCGTTTCGGTAATCATAAGGGTCGTAAGGTGGTTCGTTTTGTTGGAGTCCTGCTCTCGTATTTTTATATCTGCCACACATCCCGGATGAAGGAAAGGAATGGAAGTTGAGCCTGAAACATTCATGACCTCTACGGCTTTACTTCCAGAAGCACTTTTTTGGGAATATTCTACATCAAGATGCGTAACGGCCCTTATGGGAGCTACTCTTAAAGAAGGAGTCTTATAAATTCTTTTATTATTTTTATAAGCTGTCTGGGCTAAATCTCCCAAATGTTTTACAGATA is a genomic window of Chryseobacterium nakagawai containing:
- a CDS encoding DUF2931 family protein, with amino-acid sequence MDDKKMAFHVEISQPDNKYEITPVFDKIKTLEGNRAGLPYGSSSGRWGDSGSTWTEQYRTPIGADITYYSRYENLYYHLDVGFPMDVIKDYMERAYSRVENQKGETQEYKRLGRGFESGGGKAYDSFSTLVFGFAPKGMVVVWLNFGNTRIELGRYQAQPVTDPVEIAKAKEKYMAMYRISPERYEEAKNELFIPDTSPKEWDDYRQRYHWRPVVTSTNPKFRLFEVLNYTYNGEKEGALRPWVLDMPYKERAIPQEVVFFWETGKEKPEQLNARAFFNWEKTNEAFKQAGNKIDMQVKIAADNSSIEILLNGKPLETDSIRIYQWSGDYKESYR
- a CDS encoding DUF2931 family protein, with the translated sequence MNDKKMAFHVEISQPDNKYEVTPVFDKIKTLEGNHAGLPYGSSSGNWGDSGKSWTEQYGTPIGADITYYSRYENLYYHLDVDFPMDTIKDYMERAYSIWDDLKGETQEYKRLGRGYRASNGINSYDSFSTLVFGFAPKGMVVVWLNFGNTRIELGRYQAQPVTDPTEIAKAKEKYMAMYRISPERYEEAKNELFIPDASPKEWDDYRQRYHWRPVVTSTNPKFRLFEVLNYTYNGEKEGALRPWVLNMPYKERAIPQEMVFTWETGKEKQEQRNARAFFNWEQTNEAFKQAGNKIDMQVKIAADNSSIEILLNGKPLETDSIRIYQWSGDYKESYK
- a CDS encoding phospholipase effector Tle1 domain-containing protein — encoded protein: MSIEYIVEGKIKTQVKGDYLLFSKENITHNSENSLEQSGKESGVSYNKAKTVHPNDKPVNLLEVRLNLFFDGTQNNKTNTDLGKDYEKSNHDDDSYTNDYSNVAKGFDAIDPNAEHQYGIYIEGIGTKDGESEMHLWGNVPNRGILFGTNGRGVKAKVTKGCVEAGKKLAKYTQKDIHLKVNVFGFSRGATAARHFLHIATNPATVLKGSRNKGMAVPPHPAEGGLIEVSQDDQLILNHGYFGACLIVNKVIPKKITFNFAGLYDTVASYGLDHRPKNIGDITIIPGDTEQLGLKAVKKSYFTLQIAADNEYRDNFDLTNIDSAEAAGLQFTLPGVHSDIGGCYVNQAEEKVELYEERENEGRRCEQFRKILIEEGWYTPEEIVVKKIISAYKYGVNTKYILVGTRRPFNTYDKVSLNTMFFYSRQEQFGVKYKTNGINDNQIADPFLIEIHNQLRNYMNACSTLRNTYVEEFNKSHSSGDYLEKLKAIHYEDFVDLDQLKILRNKYLHWSASATKMGYGPRVGKITNAKERTRNIQDG
- a CDS encoding type VI secretion system Vgr family protein, with product MKNNTNEVPSNEEYSKLRKRAFTHESNAKAISENQIAGINRVVKLEVHANGKPVTHFKHFKLIQSAVRHHEFEIILAHDSLENKQTQKLEDAHKLLGKRLTATFSYKDVEDTPNMSFVGVITRVGFSREKTSLGDIVLKGQSPTILLDGASHTQSFGGNQPVNMGIIANEILKQGLDSSDFDFNIDTNDTSQILYSSQYDETHYNYLARMAEAYGEQFFYDGYVLHFGKLPKSGNQHIQLIEGSNVNDVRIELRAVPIKPQFYGYNSSENEKLTSGEISVKHLGDLAQTAYKNNKRIYKTPSLRVAPIRAVTHLDVEYSQKSASGSKAVEVMNVSGSTSIPFLHPGCVADIKIREQDSNKTNHLTTLMITETVHEVNARGYYTGSFEAISEGTGYMPKPEFYIPRPEPQIATVVSNTDPSGQGRISVRFDWQLNETTDFIRMMSPDAGGTDQITQNRGYVAIPEVGDQVMVNFQHGHPDRPFVMGGMFHGGTGLGGGANNHMRSIQTKSGIKILMNDDEKSVNIIDPSGNNYLMDGQGNIIITAPNDITFNAGGNLSMNVGQNMNTTVQMSSNESIGINKSSSVGMMNMLTVGKDFVTNVIGKLTHYVKGDMETYGEKGHKTISLKGMEVSSGNKIEHHAEKEINNNSNEKSKNH